Below is a genomic region from Paludicola sp. MB14-C6.
CGAATCGAAATGCAGCATGGTGGAACGGGACAAAAAGTTACACTCACAAATTCAAAGGACATACAAGAAATTTGTGATACACTCAATTTGATTACATGCAAACGTAAACTGGGATTTGGTAAAGATGGGTTTTGGATGAAAATTGCAATGTACCAAGGTGACAAGCAAATCGCCCATTGTACATTGAGTTCTGGCAATTATGGATTCATCAATAACAAGAGGGTTACAATTGTAAAGCAAATACCAGATTTCAAGTTGATTAACCAATATTTCAAGTAAACTTTAGCCCACGCTTTTGCGTGGGCTGGTTTTATTCATCCATACACTCAATTATGTGATTCATATAAGCTTCTTCACTTAACAATTCTGTTGGCTCTTGTCTATTTAACACATGGCGAAACCGATCATAATAATATTTATCCGGATATTTATGTCTTAAATAACGAATAAACAACCAATATACAAATAACAATGCAGCTGAAGCAATCGTAATAATCCATCCCATAACAGCTCCAGGTGTATGGTAGTCAAATCGAATATCAGTATTCCCTTTTGGTACTGCAACTGCCATAAATCCTGCATTTGCTTTGACTATTTCTACTTGCTTTCCGTTTACAAAAGCTTTCCATCCTTCATCATAAGGTACGCTGAAAAATACTAACTCTTTATTCTTAGTGTTAATCTTTGCGGAAAAGCCTTTGTTATCACGTTGAAATAAATAAGCCGCAGTAGCTGCTCGCTCTTTACATGCTGCGTAATAATCATCATCGGTAAGCGTATCTGTATAACAATATCGATCCTCTAGCATTGGCATATAATCTTTGTATTTTTGATAGTCTTTATCTTCTAAGAGTAATCCTTTTAGCATTAAACGATCTTTCATATCGCCTGAATAAGAATCAAGCTGATGCTTATTGATAAAATAATCATAAGTAAATCCCATTGGAATAAAATACTCATTTTTGAAAATTTGATATCCGTTTTGCTTATCAAACGGCGTAAATCCGATTAGCTCTGTTTTTTCACCTTTTGACAGCTTTTGAAAGCTATATTTTACACTCATAAGTCCTCGAATTCCAATTGCTTGCGGCTTTGGACGTGAACCTACACCACGCTCTTGACCGATTGTTTGATAATAATCAATAACGGATGGTGGGACAATAGAATGAAATGCGTTGATTGTAGGTATGTTCATATGCATACCCAAGTTATCCAATTCATCATAAGTATCAATTCTGAAAAAGCTGTCATCTGCTAAATTTACATTCTCTCGCCCGTCTATTGCTTGCTCTTTTACAACGGAATACCCCTCACCTGCAAGCTTTCCTAAGAAAATCATAAAAGATGCAGTTAATATCGTTATTACCATAAAACTCGATACTGCAACTCGAAAGAAATGCTTGTATTTCGTCGTTAATAGATACAATATACCTACAATCATCAATCCAATTACAGCAATAGCCACATAACCCCAAAAGCGTTCGGGATATTTAGGAAGTTGGAAGAATACCAGCTTATCATCAACCTTTTTCGGTAAAATTCCAATCAGCGAAATAGAACCGACTATAATAGAAGTAGCGATAATTCCCGATTTCATGTGTTCCATATGTTTTTCAAACGCAATGCAAGTAACCATAGCCATTATCAATAGCGGCATATAGAACCATCTTGCATAGTAGTTATAATTCATTCCTGAAAAAAGCTGGTTAAGCATTGGAATAAAACAAATAATATAGCTTGCAATTAGCAAAGTCTTTGCCCAATGTTTCTTATTCCCTTTAAAGAAGGCAATAACGCCCGTCATAGATACCATTGGCAAGAACATGGAAACTGATGACCATTTTGCATTGGAATCAGGGAAAAAGTTTGGTCTTGCCGGAATATCCGGTGGGAAGAAAAAGCTTGAGAAAATTAGTCCATATCGTTGCGTATTATTGTAAAATAGTAAATCAAAGCCATTAAGCATATCACCTGTTCTTGGATTACCCATAATAGCAAGAACAGATGGCAGTAATAAAAATGCAGATAACAGCAAACCGAGAACTGCTTCCAACGCAATGATAAAATAGTGTCTTAGCTTTGGTTTAAAGTCTTTACTGGTACATCGTATAAAGAAATATAAAATAACAAAGAACACTTGACCAAAGAAAAAATAATAGTTGGTAAATGCACACAAAGCAACGGCTAGCGCAAAGCCACCACGCTGATTATTTACCACCAGTTCTTCTAATGCAATCAGTAATAACGGGAATACAAGTACCGCTTCATGGAAATGGTTGAAGAAAATATTATAGATATTAAATCCACTAAACGCATAAAGCAAACCACCTAGCATTGCCATTTTTTCTGTTGAAGTAAAACGCTTAATAAAAGCAAATCCCGTAACAGAAATCAGCCCAAACTTCAGCATATAAAGTGGTGCCATTAAATATGGTACAGCCTCACTTGGAAACGGAAGCGTTAGCCAAAAAAAAGGACTTCCTAATAAGTAAAAAGAATAAGAACCAATGAAGTTTACGCCTAAATCTGTATTCCAATTCCAAAGCATATTTCCTTCACGAACTGCATCGTGTGCTAATCGGTAAAATGGAATTTGTTGAACATCATAATCGCCATAGTATAAAAAAAGCCCCTTATCGAAAACTAAAAAAGGTAAAAATATAAAAAAAGCAGTTAAAACACCAATGAAAAACACACTGAAATAACTATTCTTACAGGCAAATTTTTTAAGCAATGATGTATTCATTCCTATCCCCCTAAACGAATCATTAGTTGTTCATATTATACCAAAACAGGAATCAATAAGCAACGATTTTTTGTATATGATGTAAATTTAAAACAACAATATTGATTAAAAACCTATCATTTCTTTCACATTCTTTGTACTATTCGTTCATGATTTAAACTAGACGGAATGCAAAAACTGTGGTACACTAAAGAGATAAAGTGAATATATAAAATTGAAATAAAAAAGACAATAAAGGAGTAACTACTATGAGCTACGCATTTGCAGACCGTATGTCGGGATTAAAAGCCTCTGCAATCAGAGAAATATTAAAATTCACAGCCGATCCTAGTGTTATCTCTTTTGCTGCTGGAAATCCTGCACCGGAAGCTTTTCCAACCGAAGCGATTGAGAAAATCACCGATAAAATTTTAAAAGAAAACCCTATTGCAGCACTACAATATAGTGTTTCTGAGGG
It encodes:
- a CDS encoding YfhO family protein, with product MNTSLLKKFACKNSYFSVFFIGVLTAFFIFLPFLVFDKGLFLYYGDYDVQQIPFYRLAHDAVREGNMLWNWNTDLGVNFIGSYSFYLLGSPFFWLTLPFPSEAVPYLMAPLYMLKFGLISVTGFAFIKRFTSTEKMAMLGGLLYAFSGFNIYNIFFNHFHEAVLVFPLLLIALEELVVNNQRGGFALAVALCAFTNYYFFFGQVFFVILYFFIRCTSKDFKPKLRHYFIIALEAVLGLLLSAFLLLPSVLAIMGNPRTGDMLNGFDLLFYNNTQRYGLIFSSFFFPPDIPARPNFFPDSNAKWSSVSMFLPMVSMTGVIAFFKGNKKHWAKTLLIASYIICFIPMLNQLFSGMNYNYYARWFYMPLLIMAMVTCIAFEKHMEHMKSGIIATSIIVGSISLIGILPKKVDDKLVFFQLPKYPERFWGYVAIAVIGLMIVGILYLLTTKYKHFFRVAVSSFMVITILTASFMIFLGKLAGEGYSVVKEQAIDGRENVNLADDSFFRIDTYDELDNLGMHMNIPTINAFHSIVPPSVIDYYQTIGQERGVGSRPKPQAIGIRGLMSVKYSFQKLSKGEKTELIGFTPFDKQNGYQIFKNEYFIPMGFTYDYFINKHQLDSYSGDMKDRLMLKGLLLEDKDYQKYKDYMPMLEDRYCYTDTLTDDDYYAACKERAATAAYLFQRDNKGFSAKINTKNKELVFFSVPYDEGWKAFVNGKQVEIVKANAGFMAVAVPKGNTDIRFDYHTPGAVMGWIITIASAALLFVYWLFIRYLRHKYPDKYYYDRFRHVLNRQEPTELLSEEAYMNHIIECMDE